The genomic region AAAACCTATAATGTCACAATATACATTATGTTAGTATAACTATTAAtccacaaataataataatgaataatattGAGTCAGGTCTTCCTGGGCCTCTCCGTCTGTGTAGGCTGTAGACATAAACACGTTCCTATAGCGTTGTTGCATCTTTGTACATCAGTACTCTCCAAGAGTGAATATCAACTGCTGATCTAATCTGATACAGCTGGATTTCATTGTCCAGCTTCACACAGACACGTACAATGTCATAACCATAttatacagtctgtggtctAAACCCAAAGGATTACTTGACTCTGGCTGATGTGGTTCTCTATATCCACTCCAAAGTTATTGTGCACTGTAGAGCTGTGGAGCCAGCCAGCAGACTGCCTTCCTAGCAAGGGTTGATATACAAAAAGGTTATTCACCCAGGACCAGCTTCACAGGTTATAAAATTGATAATGAGATTATTGTAACTGTGTTGCGTTTTGTCCAATCTGACAAGTTTTGTCTTGTGATTGTAACAGcttttgcaaaaaataaattaaaatgatttcaCAGAGGtgctgtgtctttgtctttaaAAGGTTGTTTTTCCCCTTTCTATTATAATTTAACTAAAGAGTGAAtcaatattatattatattataacctctgttttctttgtatttttgcggggtctttaccttacaatacaaaccACCTTGaggaactgttgttgtgatttaatgctatacaaataaaaatgagttCCTCATACAGGAATGATGGGATTATATAAATCAACTGtgattttttgtctttgtttccaGCTCGTCCAAGGATAGGATTGTGCTGTTTTGGCCACATTTTAAATATACAGTAACGCTACAGTCAGGAGAAGACAGGTTGGTGTCTATAAAAACTCAGAAGTGAATActcatctgtctctttctaaGAAACTTCCTGATAGGCAGACTTTTTGTATCTTTTGACACAACCTCGCTCGTTGTATCACCTACCTTTCCTTATTTATTCTAAGTCAGGCTAACTGGCTTTCTTTGAATGTAAGACTTGTAGCGTCCAGGATGATGCAGAGCTTGGGTGAACTATTATTTAGCAGTCTCTCTCTGTTAGtcaaggtgtgtgtgttttatcacCAGTTGCAGAAGTGACTGTAGCTGAAGAATGGGTCTATGTTTGCTTTGTTCTGTGTACCTCCCTCCCTTTCTGGCTGTGCCAAGAAGGCACAGGCAGGTATTAAGAAACATATTAAAGCGCCTTCGTGCTTGACATGCCCAGTTCAGAGTGCGTCCAAGCGAGCTATACCTCAGCAGTGGGTCCCacattttgggattttttttcagtgctcTGTTTCTACAATTGGGTTCAACTGACATCTGAAACAACACCATGAACTGGATTTTCTTGGAGGGTCTCCTCAGTGGGACTAACAAGTACGCCACAAGGTTTGGTCGAATCTGGCTTGCCATTGTCTTCATCTTCAGGCTCTTGGTCTTCTTGGTGGCTTGTGAAAAGGTCTGGGGCGACGAACAAAAGGACTTTGATTGCAACACCCGCCAGCCTGGTTGTCAAAATGTCTGCTATGACCACTACTTCCCCATCTCTTACACCCGACTCTGGGCTCTCCAGCTGATCTTTGTGACTTGTCCATCCCTTCTCGTGACTCTCCACGTTTCCTACAGAAAAGACCGGGAGCGTAAGCACCGGCTAAAGTACGGAGAAGACTGCACACCTCTGTATGATAACACAGGAAAGAAAAGAGGGGGTCTCTGGTGGACCTACTTTTTCAGCCTGCTGTTCAAGATAGCTGTGGATGGCGTGTTTGTCTTCCTGCTGTTTTACCTCTACGAAGCTGCCTTCTTTCCTCCACTGGTGAAATGCAGAGAAGAGCCATGTCCCAATGTGGTGGACTGCTACATTGCAAGGTAAGGGATACCTTTAAGGTTCTAAATGGTCAAAAATTTCGAACGCTCAATCCTACATTATGTTTTATCTCTTACATTCTGTTTTCCAGGCCAACGGAAAAGAAGATATTTACTGTCTTTATGGTGGTGACCagctttgtgtgcattttcCTCACTCTTTGTGAGGTGTTATATCTGTGTGGGAAGAGGTTCCGGGAATGCTGCAAAAAAGGACCTCGCTCCATGAGAGACAACTCCTTCATGATGACCAGAGTTCCTCTGAGTGGTAATGAAAACTCAGCCTACAAAGAACCGGTTCTGGAGAAGAGTGTGACCAATGGAGAACCGGGCCAGAAGGGTTCAGCCCCGCCCTACACCATAGCCTGAGCTTATTATGTCCTGAGAGACATAATGAATTTTtaaatatcagaatcagaatcatcTGCAAATGCTTACAAacagatgatgttgtttattttgaaaccaattttacatttaaactattttgtgtttgtgttcccCAACATTGATGTGTTGAGCATGTATGTACTGATATTTCAATAAACATTTAATCTGATACaatcaaaatgatttttttatggatttatATGACCATATGTCAAGACTATCTCTCCACTCTACATATTCCACATGTTCAGCAAtgtacactgaacaaaaatataaacgcaacacttttgtttttgctcccatttttcatgagctgaactcaaagatctgaaacattttctacataCACAAAGGACCCATTGTAGGACCCAAATATTGTTCACAAATCTGTCTAAATCTGCATTTGTAAGCACTTCTCCTTTGCCGAGATTATCCTTCCCACCTCGCAGGTGTGGCATGTCAAGGTGCTGATTAGACAGCATGAATATTGCACAGGTGTGCCTTAGACTGCCCACAATAAAAGGCCACTCTGAAATATGCAATTGATCACACAGCACAATGCCACAGATGTCGCAACGTTTGAGGGAGCGTGCAATTGGCATGCCgactgcaggaatgtctacCAGAGCTGTTGCCCGTGAAATGAATGTTCATTTCTCTGCCATAAGCCATCTTCAAAGGCGTTTCAGAGAATTTGGCTGTACATCCAACCGGCCT from Pelmatolapia mariae isolate MD_Pm_ZW linkage group LG22, Pm_UMD_F_2, whole genome shotgun sequence harbors:
- the LOC135933098 gene encoding gap junction beta-4 protein-like → MNWIFLEGLLSGTNKYATRFGRIWLAIVFIFRLLVFLVACEKVWGDEQKDFDCNTRQPGCQNVCYDHYFPISYTRLWALQLIFVTCPSLLVTLHVSYRKDRERKHRLKYGEDCTPLYDNTGKKRGGLWWTYFFSLLFKIAVDGVFVFLLFYLYEAAFFPPLVKCREEPCPNVVDCYIARPTEKKIFTVFMVVTSFVCIFLTLCEVLYLCGKRFRECCKKGPRSMRDNSFMMTRVPLSGNENSAYKEPVLEKSVTNGEPGQKGSAPPYTIA